A genomic window from Halorubrum lacusprofundi ATCC 49239 includes:
- a CDS encoding archaea-specific SMC-related protein produces MDHISKPVVRVDVRNIGGIDEASVTLPDGVSILTGRNATNRTSFLQALMAGLGSRQSSLKGDAEEGEVALELGDETYTRTLQRRGDSVAFGGDPYLDDPELADLFAFLLENNEARQAVARGDDLREIIMRPIDTDSIDAEIRECKRERDDLETEIEKLDSLERDLPNLEADRREKVEELEAAEEDLQSVREKLDDLDTGVEESRTRKQEMEEAFQRVRDARSALDDLEFDLETERSTLAELKSEREELRETVEEAEDPDENPDRLAGRIDELRRRKRSLDDDVNELGSVIGFNEDMVDGSGIDIDGEPTTDEPTDALTAGDQTVCWTCGSEVETDQIEATLDRLRELRSDKLDERNEIRAEIQELTDEQSAIREAQREIERAKERLDAVETEIESTESRIADLEDRIASKREEIEELEADAESIDVDGYDEALELHREANGIELRIERIEDKIDEIDDEIDEREAAIERREDLKAEREELADRLTELRTRVDRIEENAVEEFNEHMGTVLDILEYENLDRIWIERRETEVREGRRKVMRTRFDLHIVRSSPDGTAYEDTVDHLSESEREVTGLVFALAGYLVHDVHETVPFILLDSLEAIDSDRIARVVDYFRTHADYLVAALLPEDADALPEEYAYVENID; encoded by the coding sequence ATGGATCATATCTCCAAACCTGTCGTTCGCGTCGATGTCCGGAACATCGGTGGGATCGACGAGGCATCGGTGACGCTCCCCGACGGCGTATCGATTTTGACCGGGCGAAACGCGACGAATCGGACTTCCTTCCTGCAGGCGCTGATGGCCGGACTGGGGAGCCGGCAGAGCTCGCTGAAGGGCGACGCCGAGGAGGGCGAGGTGGCGCTCGAACTCGGCGACGAGACGTACACACGGACGCTGCAACGCCGCGGTGACTCCGTCGCGTTCGGCGGCGATCCCTATCTCGACGATCCGGAACTGGCCGACCTGTTCGCGTTCCTGCTGGAGAACAACGAGGCGCGCCAAGCTGTTGCGCGCGGTGACGACCTCCGCGAGATCATCATGCGTCCGATCGACACCGACTCGATCGACGCGGAGATCCGCGAGTGCAAGCGCGAGCGCGACGATCTGGAGACCGAGATCGAGAAACTCGACAGCCTCGAACGCGACCTGCCCAACCTCGAAGCGGATCGCCGCGAGAAGGTCGAGGAGCTGGAGGCGGCGGAAGAAGACCTCCAGTCGGTACGCGAGAAGCTCGACGATCTCGACACCGGGGTGGAGGAGAGCCGGACGCGCAAACAGGAGATGGAGGAGGCGTTCCAGCGGGTCCGCGACGCCCGTTCCGCCCTCGACGACCTCGAGTTCGACCTCGAAACGGAGCGCTCGACGCTCGCCGAGCTGAAGTCGGAGCGCGAAGAGCTTCGGGAGACGGTCGAGGAGGCCGAAGACCCCGACGAGAACCCGGACCGCCTCGCCGGGCGCATAGACGAGCTGCGCCGCCGGAAGCGCTCCCTCGACGACGACGTCAACGAACTCGGGAGCGTCATCGGCTTCAACGAGGACATGGTGGACGGCTCGGGGATCGACATCGACGGGGAACCGACTACTGACGAACCGACCGACGCGCTGACCGCGGGCGACCAGACGGTCTGTTGGACCTGCGGATCCGAGGTCGAGACCGATCAAATCGAGGCGACCCTCGATCGACTCCGGGAACTCCGCTCCGACAAGCTCGACGAGCGCAACGAGATCCGCGCTGAGATACAGGAGCTCACCGACGAGCAGTCGGCGATCCGCGAGGCCCAACGCGAGATCGAGCGCGCTAAGGAGCGGCTCGACGCGGTCGAAACCGAGATCGAATCGACCGAGTCGCGGATCGCGGATCTGGAAGACCGGATCGCATCGAAGCGCGAGGAGATCGAGGAGCTGGAGGCGGACGCCGAGTCGATCGACGTCGACGGCTACGACGAGGCGCTGGAGCTCCACCGCGAGGCGAACGGGATCGAGCTCCGGATCGAGCGGATCGAAGACAAGATCGACGAGATCGACGACGAGATCGATGAGCGGGAGGCCGCGATCGAACGCCGCGAGGACCTGAAGGCGGAGCGCGAGGAGCTCGCCGACCGGCTGACAGAGCTGCGGACGCGTGTCGACCGCATCGAGGAGAACGCCGTCGAAGAGTTCAACGAGCACATGGGGACCGTCCTCGACATTCTGGAGTACGAGAACCTCGACCGGATCTGGATCGAGCGCCGGGAGACGGAGGTCCGCGAGGGCCGTCGCAAGGTCATGCGGACTCGATTCGACCTCCACATCGTTCGCTCGTCGCCGGACGGAACGGCCTACGAGGACACCGTGGACCACCTCTCGGAGAGCGAACGGGAGGTGACGGGGCTCGTGTTCGCGCTCGCAGGATATCTCGTCCACGACGTTCACGAGACGGTCCCATTCATCCTGCTCGACTCACTGGAGGCTATCGACTCGGATCGAATCGCGCGCGTCGTCGACTACTTCCGGACGCACGCCGACTACCTCGTCGCTGCGCTGCTGCCGGAGGACGCCGACGCCCTCCCCGAGGAGTACGCCTACGTCGAGAACATCGACTGA
- the hemC gene encoding hydroxymethylbilane synthase, whose product MTDTLRLATRGSDLALRQAGTVRDALSSRRRDVELRRVETRGDQIPDEMIHRLGKTGAFVRALDEEVLGGDADLAVHSLKDVPTEGMDDMVIAGVPERAPSGDVLVHPDGLGIEDLPSGSVVGTGSLRRTAQIKAARPDLVVEPLRGNVDTRVEKLLAPDLQAEHERRLIASGEASAATAEGSDDDDADDESADADEIDEEFDRTVEEWFDSLSDLERSAMERKVETEYDAIVLAEAGLRRSELFYEVPTTRLPREEFVPAAGQGAIAVTATDPDVIEDVRSAVDHPRTRVAVTVERTILGELNGGCVAPIGVSALVQGEHVHTRVRVLSTDGTEEVADTRDLPIRSHAKAAEEFAADLADRGAAELIEAAREETRADEEADTDE is encoded by the coding sequence ATGACCGATACACTCAGGCTCGCTACGCGCGGGTCGGATCTGGCCCTCCGACAGGCCGGAACCGTCCGCGACGCGCTGTCGAGCCGCCGACGCGACGTGGAACTCCGACGCGTCGAGACCCGCGGCGACCAGATCCCCGACGAGATGATCCACCGCCTCGGCAAGACGGGGGCGTTCGTGCGAGCACTCGACGAGGAGGTACTCGGCGGCGACGCCGACCTCGCTGTCCACTCGCTGAAGGACGTGCCCACCGAGGGGATGGACGACATGGTGATCGCCGGCGTTCCCGAGCGCGCGCCCTCCGGCGACGTGCTCGTCCACCCCGACGGCCTCGGCATCGAGGACCTCCCGTCCGGCTCCGTCGTCGGGACCGGATCGCTCCGACGAACCGCACAGATCAAGGCCGCGCGACCGGACCTCGTCGTCGAGCCGCTGCGGGGCAACGTCGACACCCGGGTCGAGAAGCTGCTCGCGCCCGACCTGCAGGCGGAACACGAGCGGCGGTTGATCGCGTCCGGCGAGGCGAGCGCGGCGACGGCGGAAGGAAGCGACGATGACGACGCGGACGACGAGAGCGCCGACGCCGACGAGATCGACGAGGAGTTCGATCGCACCGTCGAGGAGTGGTTCGACTCGCTCTCGGACCTCGAGCGCTCGGCGATGGAGCGGAAGGTCGAGACGGAGTACGACGCCATCGTCCTCGCGGAGGCGGGGCTCCGGCGTTCGGAGCTGTTCTACGAGGTGCCGACGACCAGACTCCCCCGCGAGGAGTTCGTCCCCGCGGCCGGACAGGGCGCCATCGCCGTCACCGCGACCGACCCGGACGTGATCGAGGACGTGCGCTCCGCGGTCGACCACCCGCGGACCCGGGTAGCCGTCACCGTCGAGCGCACGATTCTCGGCGAACTCAACGGCGGCTGCGTCGCTCCGATCGGCGTCTCGGCGCTCGTACAGGGCGAGCACGTCCACACCCGCGTTCGCGTGCTCTCGACCGACGGCACCGAAGAGGTGGCCGACACCCGAGACCTCCCGATCCGGTCGCACGCGAAGGCCGCCGAGGAGTTCGCGGCGGACTTGGCCGACCGAGGAGCCGCCGAACTGATCGAGGCGGCGCGCGAGGAGACCCGCGCCGATGAAGAGGCCGACACCGATGAGTGA
- a CDS encoding Sjogren's syndrome/scleroderma autoantigen 1 family protein translates to MSDGFDKEAEREKLREKLADDDEKREHTQRMSELLLQGATMTNRHCDDCGDPIFRHDGQEFCPSCQAIGSGDGARGESQESAQTAALEEAGNAPRTVVKTGDSDESPPQKERDASESPAADQSAPASASQNSATSNAVSPQPTTEKSRDDPTTTPPAESAGSETVADARASLTRTLARFARAAEETDDPRRARDHLQAAREAAEALAALD, encoded by the coding sequence ATGAGCGACGGGTTTGACAAGGAGGCCGAACGCGAGAAGCTCCGCGAGAAGCTCGCGGACGACGACGAGAAGCGCGAACACACCCAGCGGATGTCCGAGCTACTGTTGCAGGGAGCGACGATGACGAACCGCCACTGCGACGACTGCGGCGATCCCATCTTCCGCCACGACGGGCAGGAGTTCTGCCCGTCGTGTCAGGCGATCGGCTCGGGCGACGGCGCGCGGGGCGAGTCGCAGGAGAGTGCGCAGACCGCGGCGCTGGAAGAGGCGGGGAACGCGCCCCGAACAGTCGTGAAGACCGGGGACAGCGATGAGAGCCCGCCGCAGAAAGAGCGAGACGCGTCGGAGTCCCCGGCTGCGGATCAGTCGGCTCCCGCGAGCGCGAGTCAGAACTCCGCCACCTCGAACGCGGTCTCACCCCAGCCGACCACCGAGAAATCGCGTGACGATCCGACGACGACCCCGCCAGCCGAGTCCGCCGGATCGGAGACCGTCGCCGACGCCCGCGCGTCGCTGACGCGGACGCTGGCGCGGTTCGCCCGCGCGGCCGAGGAGACGGACGACCCGCGACGCGCTCGCGACCACCTGCAGGCGGCGCGCGAGGCGGCGGAGGCGCTGGCGGCGCTGGACTGA
- a CDS encoding class I SAM-dependent methyltransferase has translation MDRFRNTGQPDWDWWGRVWPTPGATLRQLGLVPGDRVVEIGSGNGYFALPAARIADPATVYAVDVDRSLLAELDALATEQGIDNITAIKGDARALSELLPEPVDFALLANAFHGIEDRTAFVEAVAAALAVDGRFAVVNWRDRPREETMIGGEPRGPPTDLRLSPEATRRAVEEASDLRLAQEVDLPPYHYGLVFER, from the coding sequence ATGGACCGCTTCCGGAACACGGGACAGCCGGACTGGGACTGGTGGGGACGGGTGTGGCCGACGCCGGGCGCCACCCTCCGCCAGCTCGGGCTCGTGCCTGGGGACCGCGTCGTCGAGATTGGCAGCGGAAACGGCTACTTCGCACTGCCCGCGGCGCGGATTGCCGACCCGGCGACCGTGTACGCCGTCGACGTCGATAGGTCGCTGCTCGCCGAACTCGACGCGCTCGCGACGGAGCAGGGGATCGACAACATCACCGCCATCAAGGGGGACGCTCGGGCGCTCTCGGAGCTGCTCCCCGAGCCCGTGGATTTCGCGCTGCTCGCGAACGCGTTTCATGGTATCGAGGACCGTACCGCGTTCGTCGAGGCCGTCGCCGCTGCGCTCGCCGTCGACGGCCGGTTCGCCGTGGTGAACTGGCGCGACCGGCCGCGCGAGGAGACGATGATCGGCGGCGAGCCTAGAGGGCCGCCCACCGATCTGCGCCTCTCGCCGGAGGCGACGCGCCGGGCCGTCGAGGAGGCGAGTGACCTACGCCTCGCGCAGGAGGTCGACCTCCCGCCGTACCACTACGGGCTCGTCTTCGAGCGCTGA
- a CDS encoding FkbM family methyltransferase codes for MYYDIGANVGVYTCFAGQHADRVVAFEPHEGTATRLRENVDLNDIDVTVYQTAVADYEGTASLAHPRRSPQELGRVAKRSRLCRWYSQLRGHS; via the coding sequence ATGTACTATGATATCGGAGCAAATGTCGGTGTCTACACCTGTTTCGCTGGTCAGCACGCAGACCGCGTTGTTGCGTTTGAACCGCACGAAGGGACGGCAACTCGACTGCGCGAAAACGTCGATTTAAACGATATCGACGTTACGGTGTATCAGACTGCGGTTGCTGACTACGAGGGGACCGCATCACTGGCCCACCCACGACGGTCCCCTCAAGAACTTGGTCGTGTTGCAAAGCGGTCTAGACTTTGCCGCTGGTACTCTCAATTGAGAGGTCACAGTTGA
- the sufU gene encoding Fe-S cluster assembly sulfur transfer protein SufU has protein sequence MGLGSDMYRQQILDHYKNPRNYGELEDPDFTHVGENPSCGDTIQMQVALDDAGETIKAVRFTGDGCAISMASASMLSERLHGMSIEELDALDTDDITEMLGVDISPMRVKCAVLGRQVAQDGSKIHRDELDPDDRTKTEE, from the coding sequence ATGGGACTGGGCTCGGACATGTACCGGCAGCAGATCCTCGACCACTACAAGAACCCGCGCAACTACGGGGAACTCGAGGACCCCGACTTCACTCACGTCGGCGAGAACCCCTCCTGCGGCGACACGATCCAGATGCAGGTCGCCCTCGACGACGCGGGCGAGACGATCAAGGCGGTGCGGTTCACCGGCGACGGCTGCGCCATCTCCATGGCCTCCGCGAGTATGCTCTCCGAGCGGCTCCACGGGATGTCCATCGAGGAGCTCGACGCGCTCGACACCGACGACATCACCGAGATGCTCGGCGTCGACATCTCTCCGATGCGCGTAAAGTGCGCGGTGCTGGGCCGGCAGGTCGCGCAGGACGGCTCGAAGATCCACCGCGACGAGCTCGACCCCGACGACCGCACGAAGACCGAGGAATAG
- a CDS encoding ISH6-like element ISHla10 family transposase, with amino-acid sequence MHATIDVRFELSIDDDKTLPLATLAEAVTDQNLEAVLLESLVESLDAASVEALCGEKHAHGNGDQRFQRAGTDTRTAVTTAGEHEFSLHYVEDTAASPDESSYFRPVEDVLDFDGQNRYQQDIAAKSVDLATSLSYRDAANHGDSFVSMPSPTTINRHAKKYGHKLKQFLPDCVAGTDADAVIPDGTKCHSQDDDRSSHSVQATLGEDTAEESRSLLDLSVNADWDETAAELDDIGAVTDDATVVSDADSGIVTAFTDENRDHQLDLVHVGRTLGYTLWDDGVFSLDRRKEIVSEVIDEVFHLKNSVAKHRPAEEFAAIRSRIARTRERLEKTAWQLEQFGSAKAAGYLRRWLPSIVTFAEHAVEGFEVPWTSNPVERLMGEVSKRCKNQWMRWTAEGLEAILQLRLVKYADPEYYQAFLDELLQRSTKTAINCDLSIESTSGKV; translated from the coding sequence ATGCACGCCACAATCGACGTGCGGTTCGAACTGAGTATCGACGACGACAAAACGCTACCGCTCGCCACGCTTGCCGAGGCCGTCACTGACCAGAACCTCGAAGCAGTCCTTCTCGAATCGCTGGTCGAGAGCCTCGACGCCGCCAGCGTCGAGGCGCTCTGTGGTGAGAAACACGCACATGGCAACGGTGACCAGCGCTTCCAACGCGCCGGCACCGACACCCGCACAGCTGTCACAACTGCCGGAGAACACGAGTTCTCTCTCCACTACGTCGAAGATACAGCCGCTTCCCCAGACGAATCCAGCTACTTCCGGCCCGTCGAAGACGTTCTCGACTTCGACGGGCAGAACCGCTATCAGCAGGACATCGCCGCCAAAAGCGTCGATCTCGCTACCTCGCTCAGCTATCGAGACGCTGCCAATCACGGCGACAGCTTCGTCTCGATGCCGTCGCCGACCACCATCAACCGCCATGCCAAGAAATACGGCCACAAGCTCAAACAGTTCCTTCCAGACTGTGTCGCTGGCACAGACGCTGACGCCGTCATTCCTGACGGGACAAAGTGCCACAGCCAAGACGACGACCGCTCGTCCCACTCCGTCCAAGCAACGCTCGGCGAAGACACCGCCGAAGAGTCACGCTCCCTGCTGGATCTGTCGGTCAACGCTGACTGGGACGAAACTGCCGCCGAACTCGATGATATCGGCGCAGTCACTGACGACGCGACGGTCGTCAGTGACGCTGATAGCGGCATCGTCACAGCCTTTACCGACGAAAACCGTGACCACCAGCTCGATCTCGTCCACGTCGGCCGAACGCTGGGTTACACCCTCTGGGACGATGGCGTCTTCTCCTTGGACCGTCGGAAGGAGATCGTTTCGGAGGTGATCGACGAGGTGTTCCATCTGAAGAACTCTGTGGCGAAGCATCGTCCAGCGGAGGAGTTCGCGGCGATCCGCTCGCGGATCGCGCGAACGAGAGAGCGATTAGAGAAGACAGCGTGGCAACTGGAGCAGTTCGGGTCAGCAAAGGCTGCAGGGTATCTTCGGCGGTGGCTGCCGTCGATTGTGACGTTCGCCGAGCACGCTGTCGAGGGGTTCGAGGTTCCGTGGACCTCGAACCCCGTCGAACGACTGATGGGCGAGGTCAGCAAGCGGTGCAAGAACCAGTGGATGCGCTGGACAGCAGAGGGATTGGAAGCGATACTCCAACTTCGGTTGGTGAAGTACGCCGACCCCGAGTACTACCAAGCGTTCCTCGACGAACTGCTCCAACGTTCGACCAAAACAGCAATCAACTGTGACCTCTCAATTGAGAGTACCAGCGGCAAAGTCTAG
- a CDS encoding FkbM family methyltransferase: protein MRHDQELGTGEFSVVPMDDATDVAEIPVTRVDTIVQQEDLPQPTVAKIDVEGAELQVLDGGEETLYSCRELFIEVHTDHVDVDEVISRLTDAGFDVTTLKERGNTEFLWATTPGAESSPQ, encoded by the coding sequence TTGCGACACGACCAAGAACTTGGAACCGGCGAGTTCTCGGTCGTACCCATGGACGACGCGACCGATGTCGCCGAAATCCCCGTAACGCGGGTGGACACAATTGTCCAACAGGAAGACCTCCCACAGCCCACCGTCGCTAAAATCGACGTGGAAGGTGCCGAACTGCAGGTACTCGATGGGGGTGAAGAAACGCTCTACTCGTGCCGAGAACTGTTCATCGAGGTCCACACTGACCACGTCGACGTCGACGAGGTCATCTCACGATTGACCGACGCCGGTTTCGACGTAACGACACTGAAAGAGCGAGGTAACACGGAGTTTCTGTGGGCGACAACACCCGGCGCAGAGAGTTCTCCACAGTAA
- a CDS encoding uroporphyrinogen-III synthase: MSDGNSNTPRVAVFRPADERIEDAKALLASLGADPVADPMLAVEPTDATPEDAPYVVLTSKTGVELAAEAGWEPGDATLVAIGPATAEAARAAGWTVDLVPDEYTSAGLVAALEDRVDGEHVEVARSDHGSDVLLAGLREAGATVTETVLYRLTRPSDAGESAAMAAAGDLDAAAFTSSLTVTHFLDAAAERGVREAAIEGLNDAVVGVIGPPTAETAADSGIDVDVVPDDADFEALARAVADAVVERSSAKR, from the coding sequence GTGAGCGACGGCAACTCCAATACCCCCCGCGTCGCCGTCTTCCGCCCCGCCGACGAGCGGATCGAGGACGCGAAGGCGCTGTTGGCGTCGCTCGGTGCCGACCCGGTGGCCGACCCGATGCTCGCGGTCGAGCCAACGGACGCGACGCCCGAGGATGCGCCGTACGTCGTCCTCACGAGCAAGACGGGCGTCGAACTCGCCGCCGAGGCGGGCTGGGAGCCCGGCGACGCGACCCTCGTCGCCATCGGCCCTGCGACCGCCGAGGCGGCGCGGGCGGCGGGCTGGACCGTCGACCTCGTGCCGGACGAGTACACCTCCGCCGGGTTGGTGGCGGCGCTGGAGGATCGCGTCGACGGCGAACACGTCGAGGTAGCGCGCTCGGACCACGGGAGCGACGTGCTCTTAGCGGGGCTCCGTGAAGCCGGCGCGACCGTGACCGAGACGGTGCTGTACCGGCTGACGCGCCCCTCGGACGCCGGCGAATCCGCGGCGATGGCCGCCGCGGGCGACCTCGACGCCGCCGCGTTCACTTCGTCGCTCACGGTGACGCACTTCCTCGACGCCGCGGCGGAACGCGGGGTCCGCGAGGCGGCGATCGAAGGGTTGAACGACGCCGTCGTGGGCGTAATCGGGCCGCCGACGGCGGAGACCGCCGCAGACAGTGGGATCGACGTCGACGTGGTCCCCGACGACGCCGACTTCGAGGCGCTCGCGCGAGCCGTCGCCGACGCGGTCGTCGAACGCTCCTCGGCGAAGCGGTAG
- a CDS encoding aminotransferase class V-fold PLP-dependent enzyme has translation MGVQEQYPFDVEAVRADFPILDRLVGGDPESPGEGPGDDTPLVYLDSAATSQTPDPVVDTIVDYYRGYNANVHRGIHQLSQEASVAYEEAHDTVADFIGASGREEIVFTKNTTEAMNLVAYAWGLEELGPGDNVVLSQMEHHASLVTWQQIGKRTGADVRFIEVTDEGRLDMEHAAELIDDDTQMVSVVHVSNTLGTINPISELADLAHDHDAYVFADGAQSVPTRPVDVDDLGVDFLAFSGHKMCGPTGIGALYGREEILDEVQPYLYGGDMIRRVSFTDSTWEDLPWKFEAGTPSIAQGIAFAAAIEYLEEIGMQNVQAHEDLLAEYAYDELTDLGGVEIYGPPGNDRGGLVAFNVEGVHAHDLSSILNDYGVAIRAGDHCTQPLHDELGVAASARASFYLYNTVEEIDALVEAVGEARDLFA, from the coding sequence ATGGGAGTTCAGGAACAGTACCCGTTCGACGTCGAGGCCGTCCGCGCCGACTTCCCGATCCTCGATCGGCTGGTCGGCGGCGATCCGGAGTCGCCCGGCGAGGGTCCCGGCGACGACACGCCGCTCGTCTATCTCGACAGCGCGGCGACCTCGCAAACGCCGGATCCGGTCGTCGACACGATTGTGGACTACTACCGCGGCTACAACGCCAACGTCCACCGCGGGATCCATCAGCTGAGTCAGGAGGCCTCCGTCGCCTACGAGGAGGCCCACGACACCGTCGCGGACTTCATCGGCGCGTCGGGCCGCGAGGAGATCGTCTTCACGAAAAACACCACGGAGGCGATGAACCTCGTCGCATACGCGTGGGGGCTCGAAGAACTCGGGCCGGGCGACAACGTCGTCCTCTCGCAGATGGAACACCACGCGTCGCTGGTGACGTGGCAGCAGATCGGGAAGCGAACCGGCGCCGACGTGCGGTTCATCGAGGTGACCGACGAGGGCCGGCTCGACATGGAACACGCCGCGGAGCTCATCGACGACGACACGCAGATGGTGTCGGTCGTCCACGTCTCGAACACGCTGGGCACGATCAATCCGATCTCGGAGCTGGCCGACCTCGCGCACGACCACGACGCGTACGTCTTCGCCGACGGCGCGCAGTCGGTGCCGACTCGGCCGGTCGACGTCGACGACCTCGGCGTGGACTTCCTCGCCTTTTCCGGGCACAAGATGTGCGGCCCGACCGGTATCGGGGCGCTGTACGGCCGCGAGGAGATCCTCGACGAGGTGCAGCCGTACCTCTACGGCGGTGACATGATCCGACGCGTCTCCTTTACGGACTCCACGTGGGAAGACCTCCCGTGGAAGTTCGAGGCCGGCACGCCTTCGATCGCGCAGGGGATCGCCTTCGCGGCCGCGATCGAGTATCTGGAAGAGATCGGCATGCAGAACGTGCAGGCCCACGAGGATCTGCTGGCGGAGTACGCGTACGACGAGCTGACTGACCTCGGCGGCGTGGAGATCTACGGGCCGCCGGGCAACGACCGCGGCGGTCTCGTCGCGTTCAACGTCGAGGGCGTCCACGCCCACGATCTGTCCAGCATCCTCAACGACTACGGCGTCGCGATCCGTGCCGGCGACCACTGCACCCAGCCACTCCACGACGAGCTTGGCGTCGCCGCCTCCGCGCGCGCCTCCTTCTACCTCTACAACACCGTCGAGGAGATCGACGCCTTGGTCGAGGCTGTCGGTGAGGCGCGCGACCTGTTCGCGTAG
- the cobA gene encoding uroporphyrinogen-III C-methyltransferase: MSEGDGAAGDGVGTVYLVGSGPGDPDLLTVRAAKLIELADVVLHDKLPGPEILGRIPEAKREDVGKRAGGEWTPQEYTNRRLVELAREGKSVVRLKGGDPFVFGRGGEEAEHLAEAGIPFEIVPGVTSAIAGPAVAGIPVTHRDHASSVSFVTGHEDPTKEESAVDWDALAATGGTIVVLMGVGKLPAYTAELRDAGLDGDTPVALIERATWPDMRVATGTLDTIVEVRDEAGIEPPAITVIGDVAATRERVVEFLENDDTQGDDE; encoded by the coding sequence ATGAGTGAGGGAGACGGCGCCGCGGGCGACGGTGTCGGTACGGTCTACCTCGTCGGTTCCGGTCCGGGCGACCCGGACCTGCTGACGGTGCGGGCCGCCAAACTGATCGAGTTGGCCGACGTGGTCCTCCACGACAAGCTCCCCGGCCCGGAGATCCTCGGACGGATTCCGGAGGCGAAGCGCGAAGACGTGGGGAAGCGCGCCGGCGGCGAGTGGACCCCGCAGGAGTACACGAACCGGCGGCTGGTCGAACTGGCGCGCGAGGGGAAGTCGGTCGTCCGCCTGAAAGGCGGCGACCCGTTCGTTTTCGGTCGCGGCGGCGAGGAGGCCGAACACCTCGCGGAGGCCGGGATCCCCTTCGAGATCGTTCCCGGCGTCACCTCCGCGATCGCGGGTCCCGCGGTCGCCGGAATTCCGGTGACGCACCGCGACCACGCCTCCTCCGTCTCCTTCGTCACGGGCCACGAAGACCCGACGAAGGAGGAGTCGGCGGTCGACTGGGACGCGCTCGCGGCCACCGGCGGCACCATCGTCGTGTTGATGGGCGTCGGCAAGCTCCCGGCGTACACAGCCGAACTCCGCGACGCCGGCCTCGACGGTGACACTCCGGTCGCGCTGATCGAACGCGCGACGTGGCCCGACATGCGCGTCGCGACGGGCACGCTGGACACCATCGTCGAGGTCCGCGACGAGGCGGGGATCGAGCCGCCAGCGATCACCGTGATCGGCGACGTGGCCGCGACGCGCGAGCGGGTCGTCGAGTTCCTCGAAAACGACGATACGCAGGGTGACGACGAGTGA